The stretch of DNA CCAAAATAAAAGCGGAGATTGTACAACGGTCTCCGCTTTTATTTTTTAAAGCCTATCATACGGTCATTCTTCCCAAAAAACTCGTTAGTGCATAATTCTCTTAGTTCGGCTATGTTAGGTAGGCTGTCTTTAAGTATATTCTCAAGGGTGTATTTTCTTACTACATTGGCTATTTGCCCACCAGTAAGTAAAAAATCCCTTGCTAGTTTTTTTGCATCTTTGTCGCTTATATCAGCAATTTTTGATTGCCAAATTAATTGACGGGTTTTAGTATCAGGTTTGTGAAACTTTACTTTATATAAAAAACGTCTTTCAAAGGCGTTGTCCAGGTTCATATTCATATTAGAGGTAGCAATCAAAATACCTTCAAAATCTTCTAGCTCTTGTAGTAAGATATTTTGCATGCTGTTGTTCATCTGGTCTACACTTGATGAAACTTCATAACGTTTACTTATCAGTGCATCAGATTCATTAAAAAACAAAATAGGGCACTGATCATAATAATCTTTAGCTTGTTTATAGGTTTTAAACACCTGCTTTATTCTCTTTTCTGACTCTCCTACATACTTATCACGAATAGATGAAATATCTACCAATAACAATGGTCGGTTGGTGGTATGTGCCAAGTTATAGGCTATTTGGGTTTTTCCGGTGCCAGGGTCTCCATAAAGCAAAAAAGTAAGCCCAGATGCATACCCCATTTTCTCAAACTTAGTGATGGTTTTCTTAAAATTATTCTCTTCCAACAGTTCAAAAAACAAATCAAGTTGCTTCTTTTCTTCTTGGTTGAAAAAAAGCGACACTGGTTTTATCTTTTCTGGGGCAATGAATATGCAATGTTTAGGATTAAAGGGTTTGCTTTTTTCCAAAGCCCCCAAATCTTCAGAAAATAATAAATCTATAGCTTTGTCAGTAAGTGCTAACTCTTTACCCCCATAAAAACTATCATCAACAAAGCAGGCAAGGTCTTGCTCAATCAATTGCGACTGCCCTGAAAACAGGTTTTTCTTTGCCCTGATTTTACTTCCCATAGAGTCGTATACATAATATATATAACGTTCTATGTCTGCTTCGTTTGAGTCGTTGGCAAAGGCATGGCAAAGGTGTACTAACAATAGTGTATCATCTTCATAAAGATTGAAGTCCAAGATGCTTTGTACAAGTTTAAAACGTTTAGCCTCACGCTTTAACAAATCCAGCCCTTCAGTAAAAAGTTCGTCGGTAGGAATGTTGTTTTTTTCCCGTTCGCAAATCATTTCATTGACTCGCTCTATTACTTCATACACATCTTCAAAATGATCGTTTTTTGGGATAGATTTATTAAGGGAAATAGCATTGAACACATAGTTTGATACGTGAAAACGGGTGGCAATGACTTTCATATCATACCCAGTATTTTTGATGAGTAAACGTTTACTCACCAGGCTTTCTAACACAGGAGAAAGGCTTACAATAAAGAAGGGATTGCAAGACAGGTATTGAGTAAGACTATCCAAATCGGTATCTTTTCCGCTAATACTCATTGCAAACATTACAGAGAAGAGCCAGGCTTCGTCATCGCTGCAGTGAAGAAAATCTTTTACAACTTTGGTTTCTTCACGCAAAGAGTGCAAAATTTTTGTTTTATTTTGATCGGTTAGTTCAGATTCTTTAAAAGCCATTGATAGCTTTTCTATGCTTTTAAGAACTAAATTAGGCTCAATGTTTTGAATATTTTTCATGGAGATTGTATAATATATACTATACCTTGGGATTGTGAGATACCATCTTTAAAAATAACGAATAATGTAGATGAATGTTAGTAGTTAGGGGTAATGAAACTATCAGAAACATTACAATGTCTAAAAAAACAAAATAAAAATCACTTCAAGTTTTTATATAAGTAGTGAAATAGGGTATTGATCTTTTAAGAAAAAATAAAAAATAAGGCAGTTAATATATACTTTACGTAAAAACTACATTAACTGCCTGTTTGTTTTAAGTAAGCATTCCGCCGTCTACTTGTAGCACTTGTCCAGTCATATAACTTGACATGTCAGAACCTAAGAATGCCACACAATCGGCCACCTCATTGGTCGCTCCTGCTCTTTTCAATGGTATGCCTTGTTTCCATTCGTCAACTACTTTTTGGTCAAGCTCGCCTGTCATTTCAGTTTCTATAAAACCGGGAGCTACGGCGTTAGAGCGCACATTTCTTGAGCCTAGTTCTAATGCTACCGACTTGGTAAAACCAATGATTCCCGCTTTTGACGCAGAGTAATTGGCTTGTCCGGCATTGCCTCTTATGCCTACTACCGAAGTAATATTCACAATAGACCCACTTTTTTGCTTCATCATTTGACGCATACTGGCTTTGGTCAGGTTAAAAACTGACTTAAGGTTTACTTCTATTACACGGTCCCATTGCTCTTCAGACATCCTCATGAGCAACCCATCTTTTGTAATACCTGCATTATTTACCAAAACATCTAACCTGCCAAAATCTTGGATGACATTATTTACAAGCTCTATAGCTGCCTCATGGTTTGACGCATCAGAACGATACCCCTTTACTTTACCGCCCGCCTGCTGCAACTCTTGCTCAAGTGCTTGACCTTTCTCTACACTAGATAAATAAGTAAAAGCTACCTGGGCGCCTTGTTCAGCATATTTCTGCGCAATGGCTTTTCCGATTCCTTTTGAAGCACCAGTAATCAGGGCTACTTTTCCTTCTAATAATTTCATTAGTAATGGGTTTAACGATATAAAAATGAACGCTATTAATAAGCAAAAACCTTATGATCTTTATCAAATCATAAGGTTTTAATATTTAAGGGTGTAAAAAACGAAAATTATTCAAATAAAAACAAAAAAGAGGTTTTAAGCAGGGGTTGATTGTAGCTCTACTTGCCCCAATTGTTTCAATGTTTTTAGATGAGATTTTATTGCGCTGCGAAATGTAGGCATTTCATTATAAGGCAGGTTAAACTGTTGTGCAGTGTTTTTTACAATGTCAGAAATAGCTTTATAGTGCACATGGCAAATGTTAGGGAACAAGTGATGCTCTATTTGAAAGTTAAGCCCCCCTACATACCAAGATAATAACCTGTTGTTACGGGCAAAGTCAGCGGTGGTGTGTAGTTGGTGGGCTGCCCAGGTATTTTCCAGGTTGTCTTCATTGTCCAGTACTTGATGGTGTTCAGTGTTTTCTACTACATGAGCCAATTGAAAAACTACACTTAGGATAATGCCTGTAGTAAAATGCGCTACACAAAATCCAATGGCAAGTTGCCATACAGTAATGTCAAGCAATAGGTAAGGCAACAAGAGTACACAGCCTAAATAGGCAAGTTTAGTAAGTATAAGAATGGTTACCTCTTTGAACTGGGTAGTTTTTGCCTTGAACTGAAAGTTTTTGCTGGTATAGCTTATTACCTGAGTAAAGTCCTTGACCAAAACGGCCAGGGTGAGAAAGCAATAAAGAGGCAAAGCATAAATGTGTTGATATTTATGAAACTTTTTTAGCTCAGCGTAAGGCGACAAACGAATGATAAATTTACTGTCGATATCTTCGTCCATATCGTAGATATTGGTATAAGTATGGTGCAGTACATTGTGTTGTATTTTCCAGGCAAAAGTACTGGCTCCTAACAAATACATGGTATTGCCCAGAACTTTGTTGATAGTTTTGGAAGGGTAAGCTGAGCCGTGATTAGCATCATGCATCACACACATTCCGATACC from Microscilla marina ATCC 23134 encodes:
- a CDS encoding fatty acid desaturase family protein gives rise to the protein MSRKNDPQAAKLRFYPTSKADFFSTLRKNVDNYFKENEISKYGNHHFAIKTATMLGLYIIPFVLILTGYFSIWVMLFFTFLIGIGKAGIGMCVMHDANHGSAYPSKTINKVLGNTMYLLGASTFAWKIQHNVLHHTYTNIYDMDEDIDSKFIIRLSPYAELKKFHKYQHIYALPLYCFLTLAVLVKDFTQVISYTSKNFQFKAKTTQFKEVTILILTKLAYLGCVLLLPYLLLDITVWQLAIGFCVAHFTTGIILSVVFQLAHVVENTEHHQVLDNEDNLENTWAAHQLHTTADFARNNRLLSWYVGGLNFQIEHHLFPNICHVHYKAISDIVKNTAQQFNLPYNEMPTFRSAIKSHLKTLKQLGQVELQSTPA
- the fabG gene encoding 3-oxoacyl-[acyl-carrier-protein] reductase — its product is MKLLEGKVALITGASKGIGKAIAQKYAEQGAQVAFTYLSSVEKGQALEQELQQAGGKVKGYRSDASNHEAAIELVNNVIQDFGRLDVLVNNAGITKDGLLMRMSEEQWDRVIEVNLKSVFNLTKASMRQMMKQKSGSIVNITSVVGIRGNAGQANYSASKAGIIGFTKSVALELGSRNVRSNAVAPGFIETEMTGELDQKVVDEWKQGIPLKRAGATNEVADCVAFLGSDMSSYMTGQVLQVDGGMLT
- a CDS encoding ATP-binding protein — encoded protein: MKNIQNIEPNLVLKSIEKLSMAFKESELTDQNKTKILHSLREETKVVKDFLHCSDDEAWLFSVMFAMSISGKDTDLDSLTQYLSCNPFFIVSLSPVLESLVSKRLLIKNTGYDMKVIATRFHVSNYVFNAISLNKSIPKNDHFEDVYEVIERVNEMICEREKNNIPTDELFTEGLDLLKREAKRFKLVQSILDFNLYEDDTLLLVHLCHAFANDSNEADIERYIYYVYDSMGSKIRAKKNLFSGQSQLIEQDLACFVDDSFYGGKELALTDKAIDLLFSEDLGALEKSKPFNPKHCIFIAPEKIKPVSLFFNQEEKKQLDLFFELLEENNFKKTITKFEKMGYASGLTFLLYGDPGTGKTQIAYNLAHTTNRPLLLVDISSIRDKYVGESEKRIKQVFKTYKQAKDYYDQCPILFFNESDALISKRYEVSSSVDQMNNSMQNILLQELEDFEGILIATSNMNMNLDNAFERRFLYKVKFHKPDTKTRQLIWQSKIADISDKDAKKLARDFLLTGGQIANVVRKYTLENILKDSLPNIAELRELCTNEFFGKNDRMIGFKK